The following are from one region of the Actinoplanes sp. L3-i22 genome:
- a CDS encoding SigE family RNA polymerase sigma factor, with protein sequence MSDRDEAFAEYFAARSGSMRATAYLLCGDWHRAQDLVQTTFTKLYLRWGKVNRQESLDPYVRQVMIRTFIDEGRWGWWRRERPHDTPIEGPAAPGGSVEDRLMLLRALAEVPPRQRAVLVLRYWQDLSVEETAAALGCTAGTVKSQAARGLATLRTVIGAPVTAE encoded by the coding sequence ATGAGCGACCGTGACGAGGCGTTCGCGGAGTATTTCGCGGCCCGGTCAGGGAGCATGCGCGCCACGGCCTACCTGCTCTGCGGGGACTGGCACCGGGCGCAGGACCTGGTGCAGACCACCTTCACCAAGCTCTACCTGCGCTGGGGCAAGGTGAACCGGCAGGAGTCCCTGGATCCGTACGTCCGCCAGGTGATGATCCGCACCTTCATCGACGAGGGTCGGTGGGGCTGGTGGCGGCGGGAACGCCCGCACGACACCCCGATCGAGGGGCCGGCCGCGCCGGGCGGGTCGGTCGAGGACCGCCTGATGCTGCTGCGCGCGCTCGCCGAGGTGCCGCCCCGGCAGCGGGCCGTGCTGGTGCTGCGCTACTGGCAGGACCTCAGCGTCGAGGAGACCGCGGCCGCACTCGGCTGCACCGCCGGAACGGTCAAGAGCCAGGCCGCCCGCGGGCTGGCCACCCTGCGCACGGTCATCGGTGCGCCGGTAACAGCCGAATGA